Proteins encoded within one genomic window of Empedobacter falsenii:
- a CDS encoding SusC/RagA family TonB-linked outer membrane protein: protein MRRNLKNLFVLGGLLLGASLYAQEKTVTGTVTDSDGLPVADAVVKTTSGKEAYTDENGVFSIEAKQGDLVTVEAMGLPTQTFSVGAGSEYKVTLKPSETVELEGAVVTALGITRDKRSLGYASQEVKGDVIQAGRGSNALQSLSGNVAGAQITAPSSLGGSTRITLRGIGSITGENRPLIVIDGIPLANNNVNDTNTQRGGGGRDYGDGAFDINPDDVESINVLKGGPASALYGSRAVNGVIMIKTKTGKKGREDIVVNTGVAFESINQIPSLQNLYGGGASDTFETVNIGGKDYQIVDYATDESWGPRFNNQEVLQWYAFDPEFASDYMKTTPWRASKNDAKSFFNTGVAYTNSVSFAKSYESTNFRVSLSNVNQTGIVPNSTLKKTTAGINLSNKFSDVFTVTTNLTYTRTDGFNRPEVGYGDNSVAQKMFQWGQRQLDYNKLRDYKLANGNQRSWNRTSWDEGTPAYSDNPYWVVYENTSKDKRDRFYGNVEFKYDIAPGLYAVANVMGDTYDMQVSERVAVGSQAMSKYSEAYYKFTEMNYEGRIHFDKKWGDFSLNAFAGVNRRHKTQSRLSSSTNGGLVVPNYYFIGNSLDNPTTSSFRETSEVNSIYGMISLGYKNMLFLEATGRNDWFSSLPIINNSYFYPSVTGSFVFSEVFKPSWLNFGKLRAGVSQVSSDLTPYQTGDVLGSSINFNGTPTFIQSNTKMNPLLKPEIKDTWEVGLEASMFNNRFGFDVTYYNEKRTDLLVPVQHSWSTGNGYKWLNAGEMSNEGVEALVNIVPLRNQDFEWKVTWNFAKNNNKVGKVSDEMDSYNLSTAPFSVQLWAISGQKYGQLMGRDFVYDDNGNKVVDANGFYEKSAVTNLGSIIPDYNMGIRNTFTYKGVSLSALIDIQKGGKFFSTSHMWGMYSGMLEETAANGVRENGVVADGVMWDEGTKSYVKNTTEVSAYDYYKAYYNGVDSRNVFDADYIKLREVTLSYTFPKKWAGPFANVTVSAFGRNLATWGLDKKGFDPEMASYGSGNIQGIEGGSLPSTRTYGMNLKLQF from the coding sequence ATGAGGAGAAATTTAAAAAACTTGTTTGTATTAGGAGGACTTCTTTTAGGAGCTTCTTTATATGCGCAAGAAAAGACAGTTACAGGAACTGTAACAGACTCTGATGGACTTCCAGTAGCTGATGCTGTTGTAAAAACAACATCAGGAAAAGAAGCTTACACTGACGAAAATGGGGTGTTTAGTATTGAAGCTAAACAAGGAGATTTAGTAACAGTAGAAGCAATGGGATTACCAACTCAAACTTTTTCAGTTGGTGCAGGTTCAGAATATAAAGTAACTCTTAAGCCTTCTGAAACGGTAGAGTTAGAAGGGGCTGTAGTAACAGCATTAGGAATTACTCGTGATAAAAGATCATTAGGATATGCATCTCAAGAGGTAAAAGGAGATGTTATTCAAGCAGGTAGAGGAAGTAATGCATTACAATCTTTATCAGGGAACGTAGCTGGAGCTCAGATTACAGCACCTTCTTCTTTAGGAGGATCTACTCGTATTACTTTAAGAGGTATTGGATCTATTACAGGAGAAAACAGGCCATTAATAGTTATTGATGGTATTCCATTAGCTAATAATAATGTTAATGATACAAATACTCAGCGTGGTGGCGGAGGTCGTGATTATGGTGATGGAGCTTTTGATATTAATCCAGATGATGTAGAGTCTATCAACGTTTTAAAAGGAGGACCTGCATCTGCTTTATACGGTTCTCGTGCTGTGAATGGAGTAATCATGATCAAGACAAAAACTGGAAAAAAAGGTAGAGAAGATATCGTTGTTAATACTGGTGTTGCTTTTGAATCAATTAATCAAATTCCAAGTCTTCAAAATTTATATGGGGGTGGAGCTTCTGATACCTTTGAAACTGTAAATATTGGAGGTAAAGATTATCAAATTGTAGATTATGCTACAGATGAATCTTGGGGACCAAGATTTAACAATCAAGAAGTTTTACAATGGTATGCTTTTGATCCTGAGTTTGCTAGCGATTACATGAAAACAACGCCTTGGAGAGCTTCAAAAAATGACGCTAAATCATTCTTTAATACAGGTGTTGCTTATACTAATAGTGTATCCTTTGCAAAATCATATGAATCAACTAATTTTAGAGTTTCATTATCTAATGTCAATCAAACAGGTATTGTACCTAATTCTACATTAAAGAAAACAACAGCAGGTATTAACTTATCTAATAAATTTAGTGATGTATTTACTGTAACGACTAATTTAACTTATACAAGAACGGATGGTTTTAATAGACCAGAAGTAGGATACGGGGATAACTCAGTTGCTCAAAAAATGTTCCAATGGGGACAAAGACAGTTAGATTATAACAAGTTAAGAGATTATAAATTAGCTAATGGGAATCAGCGTTCTTGGAATAGAACATCTTGGGATGAAGGAACTCCTGCATATTCTGATAATCCATATTGGGTAGTGTATGAAAATACATCAAAAGATAAAAGAGATCGTTTTTATGGAAATGTAGAGTTTAAATATGACATCGCACCAGGACTTTATGCTGTTGCAAATGTAATGGGAGATACTTATGATATGCAAGTGTCTGAACGTGTTGCTGTAGGATCTCAAGCAATGTCAAAGTATTCTGAAGCGTACTATAAGTTTACTGAGATGAACTATGAAGGACGTATACATTTTGATAAAAAATGGGGAGACTTCTCCTTAAATGCTTTTGCAGGGGTGAACAGAAGACACAAAACACAAAGTAGATTATCATCTTCTACAAATGGTGGATTAGTTGTTCCTAATTATTATTTTATTGGAAATAGTTTAGATAATCCAACAACATCGAGTTTTAGAGAAACTTCAGAAGTGAACTCTATATATGGTATGATCTCTTTGGGATATAAGAATATGTTATTCTTAGAGGCAACGGGCCGTAATGACTGGTTTTCTTCATTACCTATAATAAATAATAGTTATTTTTATCCATCTGTCACAGGGAGTTTTGTATTCTCTGAAGTATTTAAACCAAGTTGGTTAAATTTTGGTAAATTAAGAGCAGGTGTTTCGCAAGTTTCATCTGATTTAACTCCATATCAAACAGGGGATGTATTAGGTTCAAGTATAAACTTTAATGGAACGCCTACATTTATTCAGTCAAATACTAAGATGAATCCGTTATTAAAACCTGAGATTAAAGATACATGGGAAGTTGGTTTAGAAGCATCTATGTTTAATAATCGTTTCGGTTTTGATGTGACTTATTATAATGAGAAACGTACAGATTTATTAGTGCCAGTTCAGCACTCTTGGTCTACAGGAAATGGATATAAGTGGTTGAATGCAGGAGAGATGAGTAACGAAGGTGTTGAAGCATTAGTAAATATTGTTCCATTAAGAAATCAAGATTTTGAATGGAAAGTAACGTGGAATTTTGCTAAAAACAACAATAAAGTAGGTAAAGTTTCTGATGAAATGGATTCATACAATTTATCAACTGCACCATTTAGTGTTCAATTATGGGCTATATCAGGTCAGAAATATGGACAGCTTATGGGTAGAGATTTTGTTTATGATGATAATGGAAATAAAGTTGTTGATGCAAATGGATTTTATGAAAAATCAGCAGTAACAAACTTAGGATCAATTATTCCAGATTATAACATGGGTATCCGAAATACATTTACATACAAAGGGGTTTCTTTATCTGCATTAATTGATATTCAAAAAGGAGGTAAATTCTTCTCTACTTCACATATGTGGGGAATGTACTCTGGAATGTTAGAAGAAACAGCAGCTAATGGAGTTCGTGAGAATGGAGTTGTTGCAGATGGTGTAATGTGGGATGAAGGAACAAAATCATATGTTAAAAACACAACTGAAGTTTCTGCTTACGATTATTATAAAGCATATTATAATGGTGTAGATAGCCGAAATGTTTTTGATGCAGACTACATCAAATTACGTGAAGTAACTTTATCGTATACTTTCCCTAAAAAATGGGCAGGGCCTTTTGC